Proteins from a single region of Motilibacter peucedani:
- the ybaK gene encoding Cys-tRNA(Pro) deacylase — protein MAKRATPSAGTPATVALSAAGVDWTAHPYTHDPAAESFGTEAATALGVAPERVLKTLVADVDGALVVAVVPVSGTLDLKALASAVGGKRAAMADPALAERTTGYVVGGISPLGQRKRLRTVVDASALEHDTVLVSGGRRGLDVELSPADLVRLTGATTAPVGRP, from the coding sequence GTGGCCAAGCGCGCGACCCCCTCCGCCGGCACGCCCGCGACCGTGGCGCTCAGCGCAGCCGGCGTCGACTGGACCGCCCACCCCTACACCCACGACCCCGCCGCCGAGTCGTTCGGCACGGAGGCCGCCACCGCGCTGGGCGTCGCGCCTGAGCGGGTGCTCAAGACGCTGGTCGCCGACGTCGACGGCGCGCTGGTCGTGGCCGTGGTGCCGGTCAGCGGCACGCTCGACCTCAAGGCACTCGCCTCGGCGGTCGGCGGCAAGCGGGCCGCGATGGCCGATCCCGCCCTCGCGGAGCGCACGACGGGCTACGTCGTCGGCGGCATCAGCCCGCTGGGCCAGCGCAAGCGGCTGCGCACCGTCGTCGACGCCAGCGCGCTGGAGCACGACACCGTGCTCGTCTCGGGCGGCCGGCGCGGTCTCGACGTCGAGCTCTCCCCCGCCGACCTGGTGCGCCTGACGGGCGCGACCACCGCGCCCGTCGGCCGGCCCTAG
- a CDS encoding DUF2567 domain-containing protein codes for MADATATYAHRQPRPRVALLLDAVRRGGTGGRGSSVPTALGAAAGSALVGVAAAFAWNQLAPHLEGTVAGPRAVNGTFESTGAYFGAEAWFMGITVVSGVLCALVTFAVAGTRRAGGLDGLAGLVVGGLLGSLVAWRVGYLLGPHRFSADDVGHHVRVGLDVHSHGALLLWAIAATVVQVALTVGLGVDDHESPPPDAP; via the coding sequence GTGGCTGACGCAACGGCGACGTACGCGCACCGGCAGCCGCGTCCACGCGTCGCTCTGCTGCTCGACGCCGTGCGCCGCGGCGGCACCGGTGGTCGCGGGTCCTCCGTGCCCACCGCCCTCGGCGCCGCTGCGGGCAGCGCGCTCGTAGGAGTGGCCGCCGCCTTCGCCTGGAACCAGCTCGCGCCCCACCTCGAGGGCACGGTCGCGGGCCCGCGCGCCGTCAACGGCACGTTCGAGTCGACCGGCGCCTACTTCGGCGCCGAGGCGTGGTTCATGGGCATCACGGTGGTGAGCGGCGTGCTCTGCGCCCTCGTCACCTTCGCCGTGGCGGGCACCCGCCGCGCCGGCGGGCTCGACGGGCTGGCCGGTCTCGTGGTGGGCGGGCTGCTCGGCTCCCTCGTCGCGTGGCGGGTCGGCTACCTGCTCGGGCCCCACCGCTTCAGCGCCGACGACGTCGGCCACCACGTGCGCGTCGGCCTCGACGTCCACTCCCACGGCGCGCTGCTGCTCTGGGCGATCGCCGCGACCGTGGTCCAGGTCGCCCTCACCGTCGGCCTCGGCGTCGACGACCACGAGTCCCCGCCTCCGGACGCGCCCTAG
- a CDS encoding Kelch repeat-containing protein translates to MTTPATTTTRTPSSTLPRSSARRTALATAALALAAAGVLVVPQHSGAVTAEPRLEVSTSPTRSGALPLAGASLWGLVYVTVSGVAGPAQVAFRVDDTGRTRTPLRTDSAAPFDLVGSTSGAGEPARPLDAASLGTGVHVLTADVRLGTGQLSVLVARFSVGRGPVVSLVHSAGRDRAGAVAVADDVVRGPLYAFLAAAPGQSVRRVRFFVDDPHRGRTPARVEGSAPWDLGGTSTDTRFAEPVDTAALGQGVHTLTAEVTGGAGTVVTSTSFTVSGPTPSDAWSWRTATPVPERVTEAQGVALGDSVYVFGSFDSRKTCCVPSPRTYRYSVSSGTWRALAPMPDMGTPTGTLRGGVTHAGVATDGRRIWLAGGYTSDSAGTGQVFGTDRVWQYDTVTGTWSEPSWRLPTKVAAGQLAYVGGVLHYFGGHTYQQRVDTAAHWALDLSDPAAGWQPRAPMPQAVNHFGYGVIGGRIYAVGGQTGFDDTAHVMGTLQVYDPATDSWEVRGSTPLPTPRSHIVSATFVMDGRLVVAGGERADVHELVPTAEVSAYDPVTRRWSSLPPLPAGRLSGVAGPVDGSRWVYAGGRSTSTYLATAR, encoded by the coding sequence ATGACGACCCCTGCGACGACGACCACGAGGACGCCTTCGAGCACTCTCCCGCGGTCGAGCGCCCGCCGCACCGCGCTCGCGACCGCCGCCCTCGCCCTGGCTGCGGCGGGCGTGCTCGTGGTGCCGCAGCACAGCGGCGCCGTCACCGCCGAGCCGCGCCTCGAGGTGAGCACGAGCCCGACGCGCAGCGGCGCACTGCCCCTCGCCGGTGCGTCGCTGTGGGGACTGGTCTACGTCACCGTCTCCGGCGTCGCCGGTCCGGCGCAGGTGGCGTTCCGCGTCGACGACACGGGACGCACGCGTACGCCGCTGCGCACCGACTCCGCCGCGCCGTTCGACCTCGTGGGCAGCACGTCCGGCGCCGGCGAGCCGGCGCGCCCGCTCGACGCCGCCTCGCTCGGCACGGGCGTGCACGTGCTGACCGCCGACGTGCGGCTGGGCACGGGACAGCTCAGCGTCCTCGTCGCCCGGTTCAGCGTCGGCCGCGGGCCGGTCGTCTCGCTGGTGCACAGCGCGGGCCGCGACCGGGCGGGCGCGGTGGCGGTGGCCGACGACGTCGTGCGCGGCCCGCTCTACGCGTTCCTCGCCGCCGCGCCGGGCCAGTCGGTGCGGCGCGTGCGGTTCTTCGTCGACGACCCCCACCGCGGCCGCACCCCGGCGCGCGTCGAGGGTTCCGCACCGTGGGACCTCGGCGGCACGAGCACCGACACCCGCTTCGCCGAGCCCGTCGACACGGCCGCCCTGGGGCAGGGCGTCCACACGCTGACCGCGGAGGTGACCGGCGGCGCCGGCACCGTCGTCACGAGCACGAGCTTCACCGTCTCCGGCCCGACCCCGTCCGACGCGTGGTCGTGGCGCACGGCGACCCCGGTGCCCGAGCGCGTGACCGAGGCGCAGGGCGTCGCCCTCGGCGACTCCGTCTACGTCTTCGGGAGCTTCGACTCCCGGAAGACCTGCTGCGTCCCCTCGCCGCGCACCTACCGCTACTCGGTGTCGAGCGGCACGTGGCGGGCGCTCGCGCCCATGCCCGACATGGGAACGCCGACCGGGACGCTGCGGGGCGGCGTCACCCACGCGGGCGTGGCCACCGACGGCCGGCGGATCTGGCTGGCCGGCGGCTACACCAGCGACAGCGCCGGCACCGGGCAGGTGTTCGGCACCGACCGCGTCTGGCAGTACGACACCGTGACGGGCACCTGGTCGGAGCCGTCGTGGCGCCTGCCGACGAAGGTCGCGGCGGGCCAGCTCGCCTACGTCGGCGGCGTGCTGCACTACTTCGGCGGCCACACCTACCAGCAGCGCGTCGACACGGCTGCCCACTGGGCGCTCGACCTGTCGGACCCGGCGGCCGGCTGGCAGCCGCGCGCTCCCATGCCGCAGGCGGTCAACCACTTCGGCTACGGCGTGATCGGCGGACGCATCTACGCGGTCGGCGGCCAGACCGGCTTCGACGACACGGCGCACGTCATGGGGACGCTGCAGGTCTACGACCCGGCCACCGACAGCTGGGAGGTGCGCGGCAGCACGCCGCTGCCGACGCCGCGCTCGCACATCGTCTCGGCCACCTTCGTCATGGACGGCCGGCTCGTCGTGGCGGGCGGCGAGCGCGCCGACGTGCACGAGCTGGTGCCGACGGCGGAGGTCTCGGCCTACGACCCGGTGACCCGGCGCTGGAGCTCGCTGCCCCCGCTGCCGGCCGGCCGGCTCTCCGGGGTGGCGGGTCCTGTCGACGGCAGCCGCTGGGTCTACGCCGGCGGGCGCTCGACCAGCACCTACCTCGCCACGGCACGCTGA
- a CDS encoding MarR family winged helix-turn-helix transcriptional regulator produces the protein MEQELSVLLRRARAYLASLAAELHPDLEASAYSTLLLVLTRERVRAADVAEHFSLNKGPVSRQVAGLERLGLITRVADPDDGRAQVLVATPECRARWEELRADRAADVRAGLGAWPHRDVERFAALLERFNALLE, from the coding sequence GTGGAGCAGGAGCTCTCGGTGCTGCTGCGACGGGCGCGCGCCTACCTCGCCTCGCTGGCGGCCGAGCTGCACCCCGACCTGGAGGCCTCCGCCTACTCCACGCTGCTGCTCGTGCTGACCCGCGAGCGGGTCCGGGCGGCCGACGTCGCCGAGCACTTCAGCCTCAACAAGGGCCCGGTGAGCCGACAGGTCGCCGGGCTCGAGCGGCTGGGGCTCATCACGCGCGTCGCCGACCCGGACGACGGGCGGGCGCAGGTGCTGGTGGCGACGCCCGAGTGCCGGGCGCGGTGGGAGGAGCTGCGCGCGGACCGGGCCGCAGACGTACGCGCCGGGCTGGGTGCCTGGCCGCACCGTGACGTCGAGCGCTTCGCCGCGCTGCTCGAGCGGTTCAACGCGCTGTTGGAGTGA
- a CDS encoding MDR family MFS transporter produces the protein MTHRQILEAMTGLMLSMFVAMLSSTVVSNALPRILHELHGGQSAYTWVVTATLLTTTASTPIWGKMADLVSKKLLMQVAIVVYAAGSIVAGLSESVGMLITCRAVQGIGAGGILAMTQVIMAAMVSPRERGRYSGYLGATFAVATIAGPLIGGVIVDTSWLGWRWCFYVGVPFALAALVTLQRTLHLVTVRREVSVDYLGAALITGGVSVLLVWVSLAGQQFDWLSATTAALVAGGLALLALAVVVELRATEPIIPLAIFRERTVALATSAGLFVGVAMYGATIFLSQYFQISRGESPTASGLRTMPMILGLAVSSLVVGRLVSGTGRWKRYLVAGSAIATVGFALLATLSAETSFVLVAVYMALVGIGLGMVMQNLVLSVQNSVAGSQLGAATATVSFFRSLGGAIGVSVLGAVLGTRVADSIASGLAHLGVPASAMGSSDGAIPDVSTLPKPVASIVEHAYGDAVGEVFLVSTPLVLLALLCVLAIREVPLRTQTGTELAEAGAQQPQTAGV, from the coding sequence ATGACCCACCGCCAGATCCTCGAGGCCATGACCGGGCTGATGCTCAGCATGTTCGTCGCGATGCTGAGCTCGACGGTGGTGAGCAACGCGCTGCCGCGCATCCTGCACGAGCTGCACGGCGGCCAGTCGGCCTACACCTGGGTCGTCACAGCGACGCTCCTGACGACGACGGCGTCGACCCCGATCTGGGGCAAGATGGCCGACCTGGTGAGCAAGAAGCTGCTCATGCAGGTCGCGATCGTCGTCTACGCGGCCGGCTCGATCGTCGCCGGGCTCTCCGAGTCGGTGGGCATGCTCATCACCTGCCGCGCGGTGCAGGGCATCGGCGCCGGCGGCATCCTCGCGATGACGCAGGTCATCATGGCCGCGATGGTGTCGCCCCGCGAGCGCGGGCGCTACAGCGGCTACCTCGGCGCGACCTTCGCCGTCGCGACGATCGCCGGCCCGCTGATCGGCGGCGTGATCGTCGACACGTCCTGGCTCGGCTGGCGCTGGTGCTTCTACGTCGGCGTGCCGTTCGCTCTCGCCGCGCTCGTCACCCTGCAGCGCACGCTGCACCTGGTGACGGTGCGCCGTGAGGTCTCGGTCGACTACCTCGGCGCCGCGCTCATCACCGGTGGCGTCAGCGTCCTGCTGGTGTGGGTCTCGCTCGCGGGCCAGCAGTTCGACTGGCTGTCGGCCACGACGGCAGCGCTCGTCGCGGGCGGGCTCGCACTCCTCGCCCTGGCCGTCGTCGTCGAGCTGCGCGCGACCGAGCCGATCATCCCGCTGGCGATCTTCCGCGAGCGGACCGTCGCGCTCGCCACCTCGGCCGGCCTGTTCGTCGGGGTCGCGATGTACGGCGCCACGATCTTCCTGTCGCAGTACTTCCAGATCTCCCGCGGCGAGAGCCCGACCGCGAGCGGCCTGCGCACGATGCCGATGATCCTCGGACTGGCCGTCTCCTCGCTCGTCGTCGGCCGCCTGGTCTCGGGCACCGGGCGGTGGAAGCGCTACCTGGTCGCCGGCTCGGCGATCGCCACCGTCGGCTTCGCGCTGCTGGCCACGCTGTCGGCGGAGACCAGCTTCGTCCTGGTCGCGGTCTACATGGCCCTGGTCGGCATCGGGCTCGGCATGGTGATGCAGAACCTGGTGCTCTCGGTGCAGAACTCGGTCGCGGGCAGCCAGCTCGGTGCGGCCACCGCCACGGTGTCGTTCTTCCGCTCGCTCGGCGGCGCGATCGGCGTCTCGGTGCTCGGCGCGGTGCTCGGCACCCGGGTCGCCGACTCCATCGCCTCGGGCCTCGCCCACCTGGGCGTCCCGGCCTCGGCCATGGGCAGCTCGGACGGCGCGATCCCCGACGTCAGCACGCTGCCGAAGCCGGTCGCCTCGATCGTCGAGCACGCCTACGGCGACGCCGTGGGTGAGGTCTTCCTGGTCTCGACCCCGCTGGTGCTGCTCGCCCTGCTGTGCGTCCTGGCGATCCGCGAGGTGCCCCTGCGCACGCAGACGGGCACCGAGCTGGCCGAGGCCGGCGCCCAGCAGCCGCAGACCGCGGGCGTCTGA
- a CDS encoding universal stress protein, with product MAGSVLAGIRGDDSDPVVLRAAVGLSRRLYLPLLVAHVVQVPSGPAAGAEALARLATDVELDLVVRLSALLDACAVRWSLAVTAGDACARLRSLAEEHDAAVIVVGTQGSGPRCALRRLVHGSVSARLIHQQPRPVLVVPTTGTPAPGGSPVADPFGAPAD from the coding sequence GTGGCCGGCAGCGTCCTCGCGGGCATCCGGGGCGACGACTCGGACCCGGTCGTGCTGCGCGCGGCGGTCGGGCTCTCTCGCCGGCTCTACCTGCCGCTGCTCGTCGCGCACGTCGTCCAAGTCCCCAGCGGCCCCGCCGCCGGGGCGGAGGCGCTGGCGCGGCTGGCCACCGACGTCGAGCTCGACCTGGTGGTGCGGCTGAGCGCCCTGCTCGACGCGTGCGCGGTGCGCTGGTCGCTGGCCGTCACGGCGGGCGACGCCTGTGCGAGGCTGCGCTCGCTCGCCGAGGAGCACGACGCCGCGGTGATCGTGGTGGGCACCCAGGGCAGCGGCCCGCGCTGCGCGCTGCGCCGGCTGGTGCACGGCTCGGTCTCTGCGCGCCTGATCCACCAACAGCCGCGTCCGGTGCTCGTGGTGCCCACGACGGGTACGCCTGCGCCCGGCGGCTCGCCCGTCGCCGACCCCTTCGGCGCACCGGCCGACTGA
- the dnaE gene encoding DNA polymerase III subunit alpha, protein MPPKTEGFVHLHVHTEYSMLDGAARLDDLFAEAARMEMPALAMTDHGNVFGAYDFYKKAKAAGVKPIIGTEAYLAPGTTSRKDKVKVRWGSGGEDDVSGGGAFTHMTMLAATTEGMHNLFRLSSLASLEGQYYKPRMDRELLSRYGKGIIATTGCPSGEIQTRLRLGQYDLARQAAGELRDIFGAENFFCELMDHGIGIERRAQAELIRLAKDLGLPFVATNDLHYTKREDATAHEVLLCVQSGSTLADPNRFKFDAQDFYLKPASEMRAQWSEFPEACDNTLLIAERCEVEFTEGANLMPRFPVPEGESEHTWFVKEVERGLARRYPGGIPDDVRRQADYEVGVILQMGFPGYFLVVADFIGWAKRQGIRVGPGRGSAAGSLAAYAMGITDLDPLRHGLLFERFLNPERVSMPDVDIDFDERRRGEVITYVTEKYGDDRVSQVVTYGTIKAKQAVKDSARVLGHPFSMGDRITKAMPPAVMGKDIPLKSIFDSSHKRYSEAGEFRSLYSTDAEVAKVVDTAMGLEGLKRQWGVHACAVIMSSEPLMDHIPIMRREQDGAIITQFDYPTCETLGLLKMDFLGLRNLTIIDDCLANIVANGKDPVDLDALELDDPVTYELLGRGDTLGVFQFDGGPMRALLRSMRPDNFEDISAVGALYRPGPMGANAHNDYADRKNRRKPVEPIHPDLAEALAPILGDTYGLIVYQEQVMAIAQQLAGYSLGRADLLRRAMGKKKREVLDKEYVGFSSGMKERGFSDAAIKTLWDILVPFSDYAFNKAHSAAYGLVSYWTAYLKANYPAEYMAALLTSVRDDKDKSALYLNECRRMGIKVLPPDVNESDSNFTPRGSDIRFGLTAIRNVGSNVVDGITSARVEKGLYTSLEDFFSKVPLVVCNKRVIESLAKAGAFDSLGVSRRGLLDVHEEYVDLHVDVKRNEAIGQDSLFGGGGDDEPAAISGPPVPVGEWDKAVLLAYEREMLGLYVSDHPLLGVEHVLAANADVTIANLMSDDDRPDGAVVTIGGLVSGLQRKLTKQGNPWAIATIEDLDGAIECLFFPATYQLVATSLAEDAVVVVKGRLDKREDVAKLIAMDLTVPDLSDASSRGPVKISLPTPRCTPPVVERLKEVLVAHPGVTEVQLALQSAGRTTVLRIDDGLRVTPSPALFGDLKALLGPACLG, encoded by the coding sequence GTGCCGCCGAAGACCGAGGGTTTCGTCCACCTCCACGTCCACACCGAGTACTCCATGCTCGACGGAGCGGCCCGCCTCGACGACCTGTTCGCCGAGGCGGCGCGGATGGAGATGCCGGCCCTGGCGATGACCGACCACGGCAACGTGTTCGGCGCCTACGACTTCTACAAGAAGGCGAAGGCCGCCGGCGTCAAGCCGATCATCGGCACCGAGGCCTACCTCGCGCCGGGCACGACCTCGCGCAAGGACAAGGTCAAGGTCCGGTGGGGCAGCGGCGGCGAGGACGACGTCTCGGGCGGCGGCGCCTTCACCCACATGACGATGCTCGCGGCCACCACCGAGGGCATGCACAACCTGTTCCGGCTCTCGTCGCTGGCCAGCCTCGAGGGGCAGTACTACAAGCCGCGCATGGACCGCGAGCTGCTCAGCCGCTACGGCAAGGGCATCATCGCGACGACCGGCTGCCCGTCGGGCGAGATCCAGACCCGGCTGCGCCTGGGGCAGTACGACCTGGCCCGCCAGGCGGCGGGCGAGCTGCGCGACATCTTCGGCGCCGAGAACTTCTTCTGCGAGCTGATGGACCACGGCATCGGCATCGAGCGCCGGGCCCAGGCCGAGCTGATCCGCCTGGCCAAGGACCTCGGGCTGCCGTTCGTGGCCACCAACGACCTGCACTACACCAAGCGCGAGGACGCCACCGCCCACGAGGTGCTGCTCTGCGTCCAGTCCGGCTCGACGCTGGCCGACCCCAACCGCTTCAAGTTCGACGCCCAGGACTTCTACCTCAAGCCCGCGTCCGAGATGCGCGCGCAGTGGTCGGAGTTCCCCGAGGCCTGCGACAACACGCTGCTGATCGCCGAGCGCTGCGAGGTGGAGTTCACCGAGGGCGCCAACCTGATGCCGCGCTTCCCGGTGCCCGAGGGCGAGTCCGAGCACACCTGGTTCGTCAAGGAGGTCGAGCGCGGGCTCGCCCGCCGCTACCCCGGCGGCATCCCCGACGACGTGCGCCGCCAGGCCGACTACGAGGTCGGCGTCATCCTGCAGATGGGCTTCCCGGGCTACTTCCTCGTGGTCGCCGACTTCATCGGGTGGGCCAAGCGGCAGGGCATCCGCGTCGGCCCGGGCCGCGGCTCGGCGGCGGGCTCTCTCGCCGCCTACGCCATGGGCATCACCGACCTCGACCCGCTGCGCCACGGCCTGCTGTTCGAGCGGTTCCTCAACCCCGAGCGCGTGTCCATGCCCGACGTCGACATCGACTTCGACGAGCGCCGGCGCGGCGAGGTCATCACCTACGTCACCGAGAAGTACGGCGACGACCGCGTCTCGCAGGTCGTCACCTACGGCACGATCAAGGCCAAGCAGGCGGTCAAGGACTCCGCGCGCGTGCTCGGCCACCCGTTCTCGATGGGCGACCGCATCACCAAGGCGATGCCGCCCGCGGTCATGGGCAAGGACATCCCGCTCAAGAGCATCTTCGACAGCTCGCACAAGCGCTACAGCGAGGCGGGGGAGTTCCGCTCGCTCTACTCCACCGACGCCGAGGTGGCCAAGGTCGTCGACACCGCGATGGGGCTCGAGGGCCTCAAGCGCCAGTGGGGCGTCCACGCCTGCGCGGTGATCATGTCCAGCGAGCCGCTCATGGACCACATCCCGATCATGCGCCGGGAGCAGGACGGCGCGATCATCACGCAGTTCGACTACCCGACCTGCGAGACGCTCGGCCTGCTGAAGATGGACTTCCTCGGCCTGCGCAACCTCACGATCATCGACGACTGCCTGGCCAACATCGTCGCCAACGGCAAGGACCCCGTCGACCTCGACGCGCTCGAGCTCGACGACCCGGTGACCTACGAGCTGCTCGGTCGCGGCGACACCCTCGGCGTCTTCCAGTTCGACGGCGGGCCGATGCGCGCGCTGCTGCGATCGATGCGGCCCGACAACTTCGAGGACATCTCCGCCGTCGGCGCCCTCTACCGTCCCGGCCCGATGGGCGCCAACGCCCACAACGACTACGCCGACCGCAAGAACCGGCGCAAGCCGGTCGAGCCGATCCACCCCGACCTGGCCGAGGCGCTCGCGCCGATCCTGGGCGACACCTACGGGCTGATCGTCTACCAGGAGCAGGTCATGGCGATCGCGCAGCAGCTGGCGGGCTACTCGCTCGGCCGCGCAGACCTGCTGCGTCGCGCGATGGGCAAGAAGAAGCGCGAGGTCCTCGACAAGGAGTACGTCGGGTTCTCCAGCGGCATGAAGGAGCGCGGTTTCTCCGACGCGGCCATCAAGACCCTGTGGGACATCCTCGTCCCGTTCTCCGACTACGCGTTCAACAAGGCGCACTCCGCGGCCTACGGCCTCGTGTCCTACTGGACCGCCTACCTCAAGGCGAACTACCCGGCTGAGTACATGGCCGCCCTGCTCACCAGCGTGCGCGACGACAAGGACAAGTCGGCTCTCTACCTCAACGAGTGCCGGCGCATGGGCATCAAGGTGCTGCCGCCCGACGTCAACGAGTCCGACTCCAACTTCACCCCGCGCGGTTCGGACATCCGCTTCGGGCTCACCGCGATCCGCAACGTCGGCTCCAACGTCGTCGACGGCATCACGTCGGCCCGGGTCGAGAAGGGCCTCTACACCTCGCTCGAGGACTTCTTCTCGAAGGTCCCGCTGGTCGTCTGCAACAAGCGGGTCATCGAGTCGCTGGCCAAGGCCGGCGCCTTCGACTCGCTCGGCGTCAGCCGGCGCGGCCTGCTCGACGTGCACGAGGAGTACGTCGACCTGCACGTCGACGTGAAGCGCAACGAGGCGATCGGCCAGGACTCCCTTTTCGGCGGCGGGGGCGACGACGAGCCGGCCGCCATCAGCGGGCCGCCCGTGCCGGTCGGCGAGTGGGACAAGGCGGTGCTGCTCGCCTACGAGCGCGAGATGCTCGGGCTCTACGTCTCCGACCACCCGCTGCTGGGCGTCGAGCACGTGCTGGCCGCCAACGCCGACGTGACCATCGCCAACCTCATGAGCGACGACGACCGGCCGGACGGCGCGGTGGTGACGATCGGCGGGCTCGTCTCGGGCCTGCAGCGCAAGCTCACCAAGCAGGGCAACCCGTGGGCCATCGCGACGATCGAGGACCTCGACGGGGCGATCGAGTGCCTGTTCTTCCCGGCGACCTACCAGCTCGTGGCCACCTCGCTGGCCGAGGACGCGGTGGTGGTCGTCAAGGGCCGGCTCGACAAGCGCGAGGACGTCGCCAAGCTCATCGCGATGGACCTCACCGTGCCCGACCTCAGCGACGCGTCGAGCCGCGGGCCGGTCAAGATCAGCCTGCCGACACCGCGGTGCACCCCACCGGTGGTCGAGCGGCTCAAGGAGGTCCTGGTGGCGCACCCCGGGGTCACCGAGGTGCAGCTGGCGCTCCAGAGCGCCGGGCGCACGACCGTGCTGCGCATCGACGACGGGCTGCGCGTGACGCCGTCGCCCGCGCTGTTCGGCGACCTGAAGGCGCTGCTCGGGCCGGCCTGCCTGGGCTGA